The Xanthobacter flavus genome includes a window with the following:
- a CDS encoding glutathione S-transferase family protein produces the protein MKMHWSPRSPFVRKAMIAIHEMGLQDQVTCVRTVASPFKAHEELMDDNPLSKLPTLVLDDGTVVYDSHVICEYLDTLHTGPRLFPTVWPERLIALRNEALGDGLMDLGLLWLIERWRGEGMQSADLVTANARKVERVLARLEADVKLLADRPFDIGHLTIGTALGYLDFRFPFLEWRNGRPVLAAWHAGFLERPSVQANPVVDDS, from the coding sequence ATGAAGATGCATTGGTCCCCCCGTTCCCCGTTCGTGCGCAAGGCGATGATCGCCATCCACGAGATGGGCCTTCAGGATCAGGTCACCTGCGTGCGTACGGTGGCCTCGCCGTTCAAGGCCCATGAGGAGCTCATGGACGACAACCCGCTGAGCAAGCTGCCCACGCTCGTGCTCGACGACGGCACCGTGGTCTATGACTCCCACGTCATCTGCGAATATCTCGACACCCTGCACACGGGGCCGCGCCTGTTCCCCACCGTCTGGCCGGAGCGCCTCATCGCGCTGCGCAACGAGGCGCTCGGCGACGGCCTGATGGACCTCGGCCTCCTGTGGCTCATCGAGCGCTGGCGCGGCGAGGGCATGCAGTCGGCCGACCTCGTCACGGCCAACGCTCGCAAGGTGGAGCGGGTGCTCGCCCGGCTGGAGGCCGACGTGAAGCTGCTCGCCGACCGTCCGTTCGACATCGGACACCTCACCATTGGCACGGCGCTCGGCTATCTCGACTTCCGCTTCCCCTTCCTGGAGTGGCGCAACGGGCGGCCGGTGCTGGCGGCCTGGCACGCGGGCTTCCTGGAGCGACCTTCTGTGCAGGCCAATCCGGTGGTGGACGATTCCTGA
- a CDS encoding MBL fold metallo-hydrolase: MIQSRMVGEVRVTRLLEYAAPTHDPAFLFPDMAPGLLADNAGWLAPHHYVPHMNRLIVTIQLWIVHAGGNVIVIDTGVGNRKPRAAARMNQLNSLVLPWLEAAGAAPDTVTHVVHTHLHSDHVGWNTVLSADGRWTPTFPNARYLLPKLEYDHYIEALAKASDPIIDAAFDDSVRPVVEAGLADFIPDRGEIADVLSIEAAPGHSVGHQTYRIRSRGEEGLFSGDVMHSPAQIVDPKLNTTYCALPEAARRTRAALLAREAERGTLVMPMHFGAPHCGYIRRQGEGYTFEPATW; the protein is encoded by the coding sequence ATGATTCAGTCGCGCATGGTGGGGGAAGTCCGCGTCACCCGCCTTCTGGAATACGCCGCGCCCACCCATGATCCGGCCTTCCTGTTCCCGGACATGGCGCCGGGACTGCTGGCGGACAACGCGGGCTGGCTCGCCCCGCATCATTACGTGCCGCACATGAACCGGCTCATCGTCACCATCCAGCTCTGGATCGTGCATGCCGGCGGCAACGTCATCGTCATCGATACCGGTGTCGGCAACCGCAAGCCGCGGGCGGCGGCGCGCATGAACCAGCTCAACAGCCTCGTGCTGCCCTGGCTCGAAGCGGCGGGCGCCGCGCCCGACACAGTAACACACGTGGTCCACACCCACCTGCACAGCGACCATGTGGGCTGGAACACGGTGCTGTCCGCCGACGGACGGTGGACCCCCACCTTCCCCAATGCCCGGTACCTGCTGCCGAAGCTCGAATACGACCATTACATCGAGGCCCTCGCCAAGGCCTCAGACCCCATCATCGATGCCGCGTTTGACGACAGCGTGCGCCCCGTGGTGGAGGCCGGCCTTGCCGATTTCATTCCCGATCGTGGCGAGATCGCCGACGTGCTCTCCATCGAGGCCGCGCCGGGGCACTCCGTGGGCCACCAGACCTACCGCATCCGCTCGCGCGGCGAGGAAGGTCTGTTCAGCGGCGACGTGATGCACAGCCCGGCGCAGATCGTCGATCCCAAGCTCAACACGACCTACTGCGCGCTGCCCGAGGCGGCCCGGCGCACCCGCGCCGCACTGCTCGCGCGGGAGGCCGAGCGCGGCACGCTGGTGATGCCCATGCATTTCGGCGCGCCACACTGCGGCTACATCCGCCGCCAGGGGGAGGGATACACCTTCGAACCGGCGACGTGGTGA
- a CDS encoding acetyl-CoA C-acetyltransferase, translating into MSHRDPVICEPLRTPVGRYGGMFKDVPATRLAGCVIEALIDRTGIDPARIDDVLFGQCYPNGEAPAIGRVAALDAGLPVTVPGLQLDRRCGSGLQAVLDAAMRVQTGACDLVIAGGVESMSRAEYYSEDVRWGAKGRPIALHDRLARGRVTAGGERYPVPGGMLETAENLRRAYGIGREEQDELALQSHRRAVAAAEDGRFAEEIVPVTILGRGGKSPVEIQRDEHPRADASLASLAELRPIRSAQDPAATVTAGNASGQNDGAAACLVTTRAMADTLGLKPLARLVGWAAAGVAPNVMGIGPVPATEKVLSRAGLTLADMDLIELNEAFAAQVLACTREWRFGSVDMERLNVNGSGISLGHPVGATGVRILATLLREMDRRGVRYGLETMCIGGGQGLAAIFERIG; encoded by the coding sequence ATGAGCCATCGCGATCCCGTTATCTGTGAGCCGTTGCGCACCCCAGTGGGTCGGTATGGCGGCATGTTCAAGGACGTGCCGGCGACCCGGCTGGCCGGTTGCGTCATCGAGGCTCTGATTGACCGGACGGGGATCGATCCCGCGCGGATCGACGACGTCCTCTTCGGCCAATGCTATCCGAACGGGGAGGCTCCTGCCATTGGCCGCGTCGCCGCGCTTGACGCGGGGCTTCCCGTCACCGTGCCGGGTCTGCAGCTGGACCGCAGGTGCGGGTCCGGCCTGCAGGCTGTGCTTGATGCGGCGATGCGGGTTCAGACGGGAGCGTGCGACCTGGTCATTGCTGGCGGCGTCGAGAGCATGAGCCGGGCAGAGTATTACTCGGAAGATGTCCGCTGGGGCGCGAAGGGCCGCCCGATCGCGCTGCACGATCGCCTCGCACGCGGCCGCGTGACGGCGGGCGGCGAGCGTTATCCCGTTCCGGGCGGCATGCTGGAGACTGCGGAAAATCTTCGCCGGGCCTACGGCATCGGACGCGAGGAGCAGGACGAACTGGCCCTCCAGTCGCACCGCCGGGCGGTGGCTGCGGCGGAAGATGGCCGCTTCGCCGAAGAGATCGTCCCGGTGACGATCCTCGGGCGCGGCGGGAAGTCTCCCGTGGAAATCCAACGAGACGAGCATCCCCGTGCGGACGCCAGTCTCGCCTCTCTTGCGGAATTGCGGCCTATCAGGAGCGCCCAGGATCCGGCCGCGACCGTCACTGCCGGCAACGCCAGCGGGCAGAATGACGGAGCCGCGGCCTGCCTTGTCACCACACGGGCCATGGCCGACACGTTGGGCCTGAAGCCACTCGCCCGTCTGGTGGGCTGGGCGGCGGCGGGTGTCGCTCCGAACGTGATGGGGATCGGACCAGTACCGGCGACCGAGAAGGTGTTGTCCCGGGCCGGGCTAACGCTGGCCGACATGGACCTCATCGAGCTCAACGAGGCATTCGCGGCGCAGGTTCTGGCCTGCACGCGCGAGTGGCGCTTCGGCTCAGTCGACATGGAGCGGCTCAACGTGAACGGCTCCGGCATTTCCCTTGGCCATCCAGTGGGAGCGACCGGCGTGCGCATCCTCGCCACCCTCCTTCGCGAGATGGACCGCCGGGGTGTGCGCTACGGGCTCGAAACCATGTGCATCGGCGGAGGGCAGGGCCTTGCCGCGATTTTCGAGCGCATCGGTTAG
- the maiA gene encoding maleylacetoacetate isomerase: protein MRLFTYWRSSAAYRVRIALALKGIAVEQVPVHLVRNGGEQHAPAYRALNPQERVPALELDDGTVLIQSPAILDYLEETHPAPPLLPTDAVARAKVRSVAAIIGCDIHPPNNSSQLAYLRQALDQDEAAVSAWIARWVTDGFRAVEALIGDEGYCFGPAPGLADVFLIPQLYSARRFDVPLETFPRILRVEALAATHPAFAAAHPASQPDAE from the coding sequence GTGCGGCTCTTCACCTACTGGCGCTCCTCGGCGGCCTACCGGGTGCGCATCGCGCTGGCGCTGAAGGGGATCGCTGTGGAGCAGGTGCCGGTGCATCTGGTGCGCAACGGCGGGGAGCAGCATGCCCCCGCCTATCGCGCCCTCAATCCGCAGGAGCGGGTGCCGGCGCTGGAACTCGACGACGGGACGGTGCTCATCCAGTCCCCCGCCATCCTCGACTATCTGGAAGAGACCCATCCCGCCCCGCCCCTGCTGCCGACGGATGCGGTGGCGCGGGCCAAGGTGCGGTCCGTGGCGGCCATCATCGGCTGCGACATCCACCCGCCCAACAACTCCTCCCAGCTCGCCTATTTGCGCCAGGCCCTCGACCAGGACGAGGCGGCCGTCTCCGCCTGGATCGCCCGCTGGGTCACGGACGGCTTCCGCGCGGTGGAGGCGCTGATCGGCGACGAGGGCTATTGCTTCGGCCCCGCGCCGGGGCTGGCGGACGTCTTCCTGATCCCACAACTCTATTCCGCCCGGCGCTTCGACGTTCCGCTGGAGACCTTTCCCCGCATCCTGCGCGTGGAGGCCCTGGCGGCGACCCACCCCGCCTTCGCCGCCGCTCATCCCGCCAGCCAGCCCGACGCTGAGTGA
- the fahA gene encoding fumarylacetoacetase → MIDATHDPARQSWVTSANGHADFPIQNLPFGIFSPNGGAPRGGVAIGEEILDLGAALALGLFAGAASDAAQAASGPTLNAFFALGAEPRRALRARLVDLLDAAGQEHATVERHAGALLHHAADCRMHLPAAIGDYTDFYAGISHATNVGKLFRPDNPLLPNYKYVPIGYHGRASSIGVSAGSVRRPNGQRKRAEEAEPSFGPSRNLDYELELGVFIGAGNALGEPIPIGAAAGHIAGFCLLNDWSARDIQGWEYQPLGPFLAKNFATTLSPWVVMPEALAPFRIAQPPRPEGDPAPLAYLMDADDQSTGALDLTLDVLIETPAMRAQGLAPHLLSRGSSRDLYWTFAQLVAHHASGGCNLNPGDLLGTGTISGPTPDSFGSLLELTQGGRAPLTLASGEERRFLEDGDTLIIQGRATRDGFASIGFGACRGTILPAPAV, encoded by the coding sequence ATGATCGACGCGACCCATGATCCCGCCCGCCAAAGCTGGGTGACCTCCGCCAACGGCCATGCCGATTTCCCGATTCAGAACCTCCCCTTCGGCATCTTCAGCCCGAACGGCGGGGCGCCGCGCGGCGGCGTCGCCATCGGCGAAGAGATCCTGGACCTCGGCGCGGCGCTCGCCCTCGGCCTGTTCGCGGGCGCCGCGTCGGACGCGGCGCAGGCGGCGTCGGGACCGACGCTCAACGCCTTCTTCGCCTTGGGCGCCGAGCCCCGGCGGGCGCTGCGCGCGCGGCTGGTGGACCTGCTCGACGCCGCCGGGCAGGAGCATGCGACCGTGGAGCGTCATGCCGGCGCGCTGCTCCACCACGCGGCGGACTGCAGGATGCACCTGCCCGCCGCCATCGGCGACTATACGGATTTCTATGCCGGTATCAGCCACGCCACCAACGTGGGCAAGCTGTTCCGGCCGGACAATCCGCTCCTGCCCAACTACAAATACGTGCCCATCGGCTATCACGGCCGCGCCTCCTCCATCGGCGTGTCGGCGGGTTCGGTGCGGCGGCCCAACGGCCAGCGCAAGCGGGCGGAGGAAGCGGAGCCCAGCTTCGGTCCCTCCCGCAATCTCGACTACGAGCTGGAGCTGGGCGTGTTCATCGGCGCCGGCAATGCACTGGGCGAGCCCATCCCCATCGGCGCGGCGGCCGGCCACATCGCCGGCTTCTGCCTGCTGAACGACTGGTCGGCGCGCGACATCCAGGGCTGGGAATATCAGCCCCTCGGCCCCTTCCTCGCCAAGAACTTCGCCACCACCCTCTCGCCCTGGGTGGTGATGCCCGAGGCGCTCGCCCCCTTCCGCATCGCCCAGCCCCCGCGCCCGGAGGGAGACCCCGCTCCGCTTGCCTATCTGATGGACGCGGACGACCAGTCGACCGGCGCCCTCGACCTTACCCTCGACGTGCTCATCGAGACGCCGGCCATGCGGGCGCAGGGGCTGGCGCCACACCTGCTTTCCCGCGGTTCGTCGCGCGACCTCTACTGGACCTTCGCCCAACTGGTGGCGCACCACGCCTCCGGCGGCTGCAATCTCAATCCCGGCGATCTACTGGGCACCGGCACCATCTCCGGCCCGACGCCGGACAGCTTCGGCAGCCTGCTGGAGCTGACGCAGGGTGGCAGGGCGCCGCTCACCCTCGCCTCAGGGGAGGAGCGGCGGTTCCTGGAGGATGGCGACACCCTCATCATCCAGGGCCGGGCGACCCGCGACGGCTTCGCCTCCATCGGCTTCGGCGCGTGCCGCGGCACCATCCTGCCCGCCCCGGCGGTGTGA
- the hmgA gene encoding homogentisate 1,2-dioxygenase, with translation MTIQPYAAFQGPAVRSSVRAPGYMSGFGNAFETEAIEGALPVGRNSPQKVNFGLYAEQLSGSPFTAPQAVNERSWLYRIRPTVKHSGRYRRVDKGLVRTAPMARDESELALGQYRWSAIPLPQEKRTFLSGLATLTTAGDADSQGGMAAHMAFVTASMENDYFFNADGELLVVAQQGALRFRTEFGVIDIAPGEICLIQRGVIFKVELTDGPARAYVCENYGATFTLPDRGPIGANCLANPRDFLTPVAAYEDKEEPSRLYVKWGGELHMAEIGQSPLDVVAWHGNYAPWKYDLRAFSPVGALLFDHPDPSIFTVLTSPSGTPGTANIDFVLFPERWMVAENTFRPPWYHRNIMSEFMGLIFGVYDAKPEGFEPGGFSLHNLMLPHGPDTAAFEHASTGPQTPVKLENTMAFMFETRLPQRVTAYAAGVPQLQADYVDCWAGLKKRFAPNRRAAW, from the coding sequence ATGACGATCCAGCCTTATGCGGCCTTTCAGGGCCCGGCCGTGCGGTCCAGCGTGCGCGCGCCCGGCTACATGTCCGGCTTCGGCAATGCGTTCGAGACGGAAGCCATCGAGGGCGCACTGCCGGTGGGCCGCAACTCGCCGCAGAAGGTCAATTTCGGCCTCTACGCGGAGCAGCTTTCCGGCTCGCCCTTCACCGCACCGCAGGCGGTGAACGAACGCTCCTGGCTCTATCGCATCCGCCCCACGGTGAAGCATTCCGGCCGCTACCGGCGGGTGGACAAGGGCCTGGTGCGCACCGCCCCCATGGCGCGGGACGAGAGCGAGCTCGCGCTCGGGCAGTATCGCTGGAGCGCCATCCCCCTGCCGCAGGAGAAGCGTACCTTCCTGAGCGGCCTTGCCACCCTCACCACGGCGGGGGACGCGGACAGCCAGGGTGGGATGGCGGCGCACATGGCGTTCGTCACTGCGTCCATGGAGAACGACTATTTCTTCAATGCGGACGGCGAGTTGCTTGTGGTCGCGCAGCAGGGTGCTCTGCGCTTTCGCACCGAATTCGGCGTCATCGACATCGCGCCAGGGGAGATCTGCCTCATCCAGCGCGGCGTGATCTTCAAGGTGGAGCTGACTGACGGGCCCGCCCGTGCCTATGTCTGCGAGAATTACGGCGCGACCTTCACTCTGCCGGATCGCGGCCCCATCGGCGCCAATTGCCTCGCCAACCCGCGCGATTTCCTCACCCCCGTCGCCGCCTATGAGGACAAGGAGGAGCCCTCCCGCCTCTATGTGAAATGGGGCGGGGAGCTGCATATGGCCGAGATCGGCCAGTCGCCCCTCGACGTGGTGGCCTGGCACGGCAATTACGCGCCGTGGAAATATGATCTGCGCGCCTTCTCGCCCGTGGGGGCGCTGCTGTTCGATCACCCGGACCCGTCCATCTTCACCGTGCTAACCTCGCCCTCGGGCACGCCGGGCACGGCGAACATCGACTTCGTGCTCTTTCCCGAACGCTGGATGGTGGCGGAGAACACCTTCCGCCCGCCGTGGTATCATCGCAACATCATGTCCGAATTCATGGGCCTCATCTTCGGCGTCTACGATGCCAAGCCCGAGGGGTTCGAACCGGGCGGCTTCTCCCTGCACAATCTGATGCTGCCCCACGGCCCGGACACCGCCGCCTTCGAGCACGCCTCCACCGGCCCGCAGACGCCGGTGAAGCTGGAAAACACCATGGCCTTCATGTTCGAGACCCGCCTGCCCCAGCGCGTCACCGCCTATGCGGCCGGCGTGCCACAACTGCAGGCCGACTATGTGGACTGCTGGGCCGGCCTGAAGAAGCGCTTCGCCCCCAACCGCCGCGCGGCGTGGTAG
- a CDS encoding ABC transporter substrate-binding protein, with protein sequence MQIEGQVLKSRAPLAAQMLAALALATTAAMPARAQMSDNVVRIGVLGDMGGQFADIGGRGSVVAAELAAEDFGGKVAGVPVEIISGDHQNKADVGGATLRKWFDEGGVDAVADLPVSSVALAAQEIAREKKKTLLISGAAVSELTGKACSPYSTHWADDTYALANATGKAVTALANGKSWYFITVDYSFGHAMERDAAAAVASAGGKVLGSARHPLGAPDLSSFLLQAQASKAQVIGLTNVGGDTSNAVKQAAEFGITSGGQKLAGFLVFLTDIKAMGLPLAKGLLVSTGFYWDQNDEARAFARRFEAKVGRMPTKQQASVYASVKHYLKAVAAAGSDDAGKVNAQMRDLPVDYFGHAASIRPDGRVLYDLTLYEVKSPAESKGPWDFYKPVTTLPASEVFRPGETGCPLGKS encoded by the coding sequence ATGCAGATTGAAGGTCAGGTGCTGAAGTCGCGCGCGCCGCTCGCCGCGCAGATGTTGGCCGCCCTCGCGCTCGCCACCACCGCCGCCATGCCGGCGCGGGCGCAGATGTCGGACAATGTGGTGCGCATCGGCGTGCTCGGCGACATGGGCGGACAGTTCGCGGACATCGGCGGGCGGGGCTCGGTGGTGGCCGCGGAACTCGCCGCCGAGGATTTCGGCGGCAAGGTCGCCGGCGTGCCGGTGGAGATCATCTCCGGCGACCACCAGAACAAGGCGGACGTGGGCGGCGCCACCCTGCGGAAGTGGTTCGACGAGGGCGGCGTGGATGCGGTGGCCGACCTGCCCGTCAGCTCCGTCGCCCTGGCCGCGCAGGAGATCGCCCGCGAGAAGAAAAAGACGCTGCTGATCTCCGGCGCCGCCGTCTCCGAACTGACCGGCAAGGCCTGCTCGCCCTATTCCACCCATTGGGCGGACGACACCTATGCGCTGGCCAACGCCACCGGCAAGGCGGTGACGGCGCTCGCCAATGGCAAGAGCTGGTATTTCATCACGGTCGATTATTCGTTCGGCCACGCCATGGAGCGGGACGCGGCGGCCGCGGTGGCCTCCGCCGGTGGCAAGGTTCTCGGCAGCGCGCGCCATCCCCTCGGCGCGCCGGACCTCTCCTCCTTCCTGCTTCAGGCGCAGGCGTCCAAGGCGCAGGTGATCGGCCTGACCAACGTGGGCGGCGACACCAGCAACGCAGTGAAGCAGGCGGCGGAATTCGGCATCACCTCCGGTGGCCAGAAGCTCGCGGGCTTCCTCGTGTTCCTCACCGACATCAAGGCCATGGGCCTGCCGCTGGCCAAGGGGCTTCTGGTCTCCACCGGCTTCTACTGGGACCAGAACGACGAGGCCCGGGCCTTCGCCAGGCGCTTCGAGGCGAAGGTGGGCCGCATGCCCACCAAGCAGCAGGCCTCGGTCTATGCCTCGGTGAAGCATTATCTGAAGGCCGTGGCCGCGGCCGGATCCGACGACGCGGGCAAGGTGAATGCGCAGATGCGCGACCTTCCGGTGGACTATTTCGGCCACGCCGCCAGCATCCGCCCCGATGGCCGCGTGCTCTACGACCTCACCCTGTACGAGGTGAAGAGCCCCGCCGAGAGCAAGGGTCCATGGGACTTCTACAAGCCCGTCACCACCCTGCCCGCGAGCGAAGTCTTCCGCCCCGGCGAGACCGGCTGTCCGCTGGGCAAATCCTGA
- a CDS encoding MBL fold metallo-hydrolase — protein MTTAAATKTFASQGDLAEKKEIFTELADGVFALTAEGDPNSGVIIGDDSVLIIDARATPVMAKELVARIRAVTDKPIRHVLLTHYHAVRVLGAAGFEERINVIASDVTRDMIVERGAQDMASEIQRFPRLFRAQDTIPGLTWPTMTFHQEMTLWLGSREVRIIHAGRGHTRGDTIAWLPKEKVLFAGDLVEYGATPYCGDAHFRDWPQTLDRLETLGAQKLVPGRGEALVTPDQIKAGLDETRAFLRDAFAIAEAGVKAGHDLKTVYAEAMRQMRPRYGHWVIFEHCMPFDIARAYDEAQGIDNPRIWTAERDMEMWQALED, from the coding sequence GTGACCACCGCCGCCGCCACAAAGACCTTCGCCAGCCAGGGCGACCTCGCCGAGAAGAAGGAAATCTTCACCGAGTTGGCGGACGGCGTGTTCGCCCTCACCGCCGAGGGCGATCCCAATTCCGGCGTCATCATCGGCGACGACAGCGTGCTCATCATCGATGCGCGCGCGACGCCGGTGATGGCGAAGGAGCTGGTGGCCCGCATCCGCGCCGTCACCGACAAGCCCATCCGCCACGTGCTGCTCACCCATTACCACGCTGTGCGGGTGCTGGGCGCCGCCGGCTTCGAGGAGCGCATCAACGTCATCGCCTCCGACGTCACCCGCGACATGATCGTGGAGCGCGGCGCGCAGGATATGGCGTCCGAGATCCAGCGCTTTCCCCGCCTGTTCCGGGCACAGGACACCATTCCCGGCCTGACCTGGCCGACCATGACCTTCCACCAGGAAATGACCCTGTGGCTGGGCTCGCGGGAGGTGCGCATCATCCATGCCGGCCGCGGCCACACCCGTGGCGACACCATCGCCTGGCTGCCGAAGGAGAAGGTTCTGTTCGCCGGCGACCTCGTGGAATACGGCGCCACCCCCTATTGCGGCGACGCCCATTTCCGGGACTGGCCGCAGACGCTCGACCGGCTGGAGACCCTCGGCGCGCAGAAGCTGGTGCCGGGACGCGGCGAGGCGCTGGTGACGCCGGATCAGATCAAGGCCGGGCTGGACGAGACCCGGGCCTTCCTGCGCGATGCCTTCGCCATCGCCGAGGCGGGCGTGAAGGCCGGGCATGACCTGAAGACCGTCTATGCCGAAGCCATGCGCCAGATGCGCCCCAGGTACGGCCACTGGGTGATCTTCGAGCACTGCATGCCGTTCGACATCGCGCGCGCCTATGACGAGGCGCAGGGCATCGACAACCCGCGCATCTGGACCGCCGAGCGCGACATGGAGATGTGGCAGGCCCTGGAGGACTGA
- a CDS encoding MarR family winged helix-turn-helix transcriptional regulator — MSKRKVEKLNLLKFVPFRLNRLAAEFSTALAAEYMARYKIDIPEWRVLATLGLHDAPRSAQYVVRCTRTHKSRISRAVSALAEMGYVARLDSAEDRREVMLELTPQGRAIYGELVPLLLKREEAILSCLTAEEQAQLDHLMDKLEKSFDLVQCAD; from the coding sequence ATGTCGAAGCGCAAGGTTGAAAAGCTCAACCTCCTGAAATTCGTGCCGTTTCGCCTCAATCGGCTGGCGGCGGAATTCTCCACCGCGCTCGCGGCCGAATACATGGCGCGCTACAAGATCGACATTCCCGAGTGGCGGGTTCTGGCCACCCTCGGCCTGCACGATGCGCCGCGCAGCGCGCAATACGTGGTCCGCTGCACACGCACCCACAAATCGCGCATCAGCCGGGCGGTGAGCGCGCTGGCGGAAATGGGCTATGTGGCGCGCCTCGACAGCGCCGAGGACCGCCGCGAGGTGATGCTGGAGCTGACCCCGCAGGGCCGCGCCATCTATGGCGAACTTGTGCCGCTGCTGCTGAAGCGCGAGGAGGCCATCCTCTCCTGCCTCACGGCGGAGGAACAGGCCCAGCTCGACCACCTCATGGACAAGCTGGAAAAGAGCTTCGACCTGGTGCAGTGCGCGGACTGA
- a CDS encoding MarR family winged helix-turn-helix transcriptional regulator, producing MAKHEGVPFALGAFFPYRLAVLAERVSMAVAQLYADRFGISRAEWRVLAALGANGAMAAKDISAYSTLDKMQVSRAVARLEEADLITRAADDADRRAKILTLTPAGRTLFRKIVPLAQAREQDLLQDLDAEEREVLERAMDKVLARAQSLVERG from the coding sequence ATGGCGAAACACGAAGGCGTGCCGTTCGCGCTCGGCGCCTTCTTCCCCTATCGCCTCGCGGTGCTGGCGGAACGGGTGTCCATGGCGGTGGCGCAGCTCTATGCGGATCGCTTCGGCATCAGCCGCGCCGAATGGCGGGTGCTGGCCGCCCTCGGCGCCAACGGCGCCATGGCCGCGAAGGACATCAGCGCCTATTCCACCCTCGACAAGATGCAGGTGAGCCGCGCCGTCGCCCGGCTGGAGGAGGCCGACCTCATCACCCGCGCCGCCGACGATGCCGACCGGCGCGCCAAGATCCTCACCCTCACGCCCGCGGGCCGGACCCTGTTCCGCAAGATCGTGCCCCTCGCGCAGGCGCGGGAACAGGATCTGCTGCAAGACCTCGATGCGGAGGAGCGGGAGGTGCTGGAGCGGGCCATGGACAAGGTGCTCGCCCGCGCCCAGTCGCTCGTCGAGCGGGGGTGA
- a CDS encoding VOC family protein, which translates to MLVEKIHHVAYRCRDAKETVDFYRDILDMELVGAIAEDKVPSTKAPDPYMHIFLDAGAGSILAFFELPNSPPQGRDPNTPEWVQHIAFQVGSIDALEQVKAKAEAAGIEVVGPTDHDIFKSIYFFDPSGHRLELAAWTTTPEVLARLKAVAPAMIAEWAETKTPPRHAAWLHEKEFGAH; encoded by the coding sequence ATGCTCGTCGAGAAGATCCATCACGTCGCCTATCGCTGCCGGGATGCGAAGGAGACCGTCGATTTCTACCGGGACATCCTGGACATGGAGCTGGTCGGCGCCATCGCCGAGGACAAGGTGCCTTCCACCAAGGCGCCCGATCCCTACATGCACATCTTTCTCGATGCGGGTGCCGGCAGCATCCTCGCCTTCTTCGAATTGCCGAACTCCCCGCCCCAGGGGCGCGACCCCAACACCCCCGAATGGGTGCAGCACATCGCCTTCCAGGTGGGGAGCATCGATGCGCTGGAGCAGGTGAAGGCGAAGGCTGAGGCCGCCGGCATCGAAGTCGTCGGCCCCACCGACCACGACATCTTCAAGTCCATCTATTTCTTTGATCCCTCCGGCCACCGCCTGGAGCTTGCCGCCTGGACCACCACGCCCGAGGTGCTGGCGCGGCTGAAGGCGGTGGCGCCCGCGATGATCGCGGAATGGGCCGAGACCAAGACGCCGCCGCGCCACGCCGCCTGGCTGCACGAGAAGGAATTCGGCGCGCACTGA